The following are encoded in a window of Lynx canadensis isolate LIC74 chromosome B1, mLynCan4.pri.v2, whole genome shotgun sequence genomic DNA:
- the LOC115512551 gene encoding growth-regulated alpha protein-like isoform X2: MARTAPRAPRLLGAALLLLLLVPAARRAAAAPVVTELRCQCLQTVQGIHPKNIQSVKVTQSGPHCAHTEVIATLKNGHEACLNPEAPMVKRVIEKMLSNSN, from the exons ATGGCCCGCACCGCGCCCCGCGCTCCCCGGCTCCTCGGCGCCGCGCTGCTGCTCCTGCTCCTGGTCCCCGCCGCCCGGCGCGCCGCAG CGGCGCCCGTCGTCACCGAGCTGCGCTGCCAGTGCCTGCAGACCGTGCAGGGCATTCACCCCAAGAACATCCAGAGCGTCAAGGTGACGCAGTCGGGCCCCCACTGCGCCCACACCGAAGTCAT AGCCACTCTCAAGAACGGACACGAAGCCTGTCTCAACCCCGAAGCCCCCATGGTCAAGAGAGTCATCGAAAAGATGCTAAGCAA CTCCAACTGA